In Henningerozyma blattae CBS 6284 chromosome 7, complete genome, a single genomic region encodes these proteins:
- the GAL4 gene encoding galactose-responsive transcription factor GAL4 (similar to Saccharomyces cerevisiae GAL4 (YPL248C); ancestral locus Anc_6.279) — MSIVTLMKDTSLLNDQACDSCRLKKLKCSKEKPKCAKCLKNIWECCYSPRAKRSPLTRNHLTKVENRLSILELLFREIFPQTDIEKILKLDSISKMSDLLKRSVRIQLLKELQSTNPTALLHNTSSPILKTNLLETITNYEIINEISPQSSHHSTPSPSFSSSSSRHITLQHMQPSITKSARPGSVSKTKIKLEKIIKDKYSIPQSSLPNDAFLGFDWSEEEDLSTKEDGMGFLNVDPNNRGYYGAFSISNLLKRFGLINDIFTTEIVRNSNVITDPYSLSSRNVTAGYMDSFFKNFHPYFPVIHKQTMYKIYNNELESNSKYQWQLLFNTVLAIGAYCTNGTLSDVDWFYYQNAKSHLTKKIFESASLSLVISLYLLSHYTSWRNKPNTAYLYHGHSMRMAISLGLYKDLPSNIKDPVIREQRRRIWSCLYSREFEFSLIYDRPIQFVGYSSTFSSKNNEISIAIPSSMDDNQKHTTNPSIYLNIIELQRLNQLYIDCFLNDSIKYSDDLHTTIPSSSLTTSTSSLTSDHNSSSPNSTISANSSIQNQNTKNKKSNLNVIKCYKFIKDLDTLLKQKPKYLQNDISSNALVNYLHEYPWLSFTRYFLKWKKEYLIIHIIRKYFITNNYTADKKDFSFEVDRLSSILLENSQNTIMSVSNFINNHDLTPFNAWYCTFFLFNALLIPLSSVIRLKKSTTIIHNSNSSKNIKAIDELSFVSGYTNPNDLNQYMNQIIEGLNILKRIQDSKMVNCDKYIQVIKFLADPFIKDIKVIRDSTDLTNFKPNSSNYLKKEMNELDISNINMEHSFANTIPTNPPVVSRNNGHNYYNHYNYITEQNNNTTLGENFAMGNSGPININGKIITTTPNFDCRINNSPSIETSSSFSDLMKLLSSSNGNLTPPPQIQAQMQAHLQQQSQLNKNPNISQQYSTIITQLPVKTGLTSTQTALPSSIPNSNIGLSPMSQFLSQSQTNSNAVTNPGMTNLPNQNIPIQIKPIDIPSPHFPKQAAFNAGNSINILPNSNTNHIYSIPNSPSVLVTNGTSSTNFVSTTSTATNTAETEGIINVNTAKQNTDNQNTEPSKAILPIWADQTAYSTFGIAPTMFNTTTMDDVYNYLFDDQETPPNANNAANLTSTYTSPKIAQPNTPEQETTEPDK, encoded by the coding sequence TGTTTAGGGAAATATTTCCTCAAactgatattgaaaaaattttaaagttaGATTCAATATCTAAAATGAGTGATCTATTGAAACGATCAGTAAGAATCCAGTTACTGAAGGAGCTACAATCTACTAACCCAACAGCCCTATTGCATAATACTTCATCCCCAATATTAAAGACTAATTTATTGGAGACGATAACTAATTATGagattattaatgaaatctCACCACAATCATCTCATCACTCAACCCCTTCACCttctttttcatcttcCTCAAGCCGACATATAACTTTACAACACATGCAGCCTTCAATTACCAAATCTGCACGACCTGGGTCAGtatcaaaaacaaaaataaaattagaaaaaattatcaaggATAAGTATTCAATACCACAATCATCATTACCCAATGATGCGTTTTTAGGGTTTGATTGgtcagaagaagaagatttatCGACTAAAGAAGATGGGATGGGATTTTTGAATGTTGATCCAAACAATAGGGGATACTATGGTGCTTTCTCCATAAGTAATCTCTTAAAGAGATTTGGTCTgataaatgatattttcaCCACGGAGATCGTAAGGAATTCAAATGTTATAACTGATCCGTATTCATTAAGTTCAAGAAATGTTACTGCCGGATATATGgattcatttttcaaaaatttccaTCCATATTTCCCTGTAATTCATAAACAAACTATGTATAAGATTTATAACAATGAACTAGAATCTAATTCGAAATATCAATGgcaattattattcaatacAGTTTTAGCTATTGGTGCATATTGTACTAATGGTACATTATCCGACGTGGATTggttttattatcaaaatgCAAAGTCtcatttaacaaaaaaaatatttgaatctgCATCATTATCCCTTGTtatatcattatatttACTTTCTCATTACACATCATGGAGAAATAAACCAAATACTGCATACCTATATCATGGTCATTCAATGAGAATGGCAATAAGTTTAGGCCTTTATAAAGATCTACCTTCTAACATCAAGGATCCAGTAATTAGAGAGCAAAGACGAAGAATTTGGTCTTGTTTATATTCAAGGGAATTTGagttttctttaatttatgATAGGCCAATACAATTTGTCGGCTATTCTTCTACTTTTAGTTCTAAGAATAACGAAATTTCCATAGCTATCCCTTCATCAATGGATGATAATCAGAAACATACCACTAATCCCTCAAtctatttgaatattatagaATTACAGCGCCTTAACcaattatatattgatTGCTTCTTAAATGattcaatcaaatattCCGATGATTTGCATACAACAATACCGTCATCTTCATTGACTACTTCTACTTCTTCACTAACAAGTGAtcataattcttcatcaccAAACTCTACCATTTCagctaattcttcaatacaaaatcaaaataccaaaaataaaaagtcaaatttgaatgttattaaatgttataaatttattaaagactTAGATACActattaaaacaaaaaccaaaatatttacagaatgatatttcttctaatgCATTGGTTAATTACTTGCATGAATACCCATGGCTGTCATTTACAAGATACTTtttaaaatggaaaaaggAGTACTTAATTATACacattattagaaaatatttcattacaAATAATTACACTGCTGACAAAAAAGATTTTAGTTTTGAAGTTGATAGATTAAGCTCAATTCTACTGGAAAATTCTCAAAACACAATCATGTCTGTctcaaattttataaataaccACGATCTAACTCCATTTAATGCTTGGTATTGTACgtttttcttatttaacGCATTATTAATTCCATTATCAAGTGTAATtagattgaaaaaatcgACAACAATTATTCATAATTCGAACTcatctaaaaatatcaaagcAATTGATGAATTGAGCTTTGTATCAGGTTACACCAATCCAAACgatttaaatcaatatatGAACCAAATTATAGAAGgcttaaatattttgaagagAATCCAAGACTCAAAAATGGTTAATTGcgataaatatattcaagtaataaaatttttagcTGATCCTTTTATAAAAGACATTAAAGTTATCAGGGATTCTACCGATCTCACAAATTTTAAGCCAAATTCCtctaattatttaaagaaggAAATGAACGAATTggatatttctaatattaatatggAACATTCTTTTGCCAATACAATTCCTACCAACCCTCCAGTTGTTTCTAGAAACAATGGACACAATTATTATAAccattataattatattacagagcaaaataataataccacGCTGGGAGAGAATTTTGCTATGGGAAACAGTGGACccataaatattaatggtaaaattattacaacCACTCCAAATTTTGACTgtagaataaataattcgCCGAGTATAGAAACATCTTCCAGCTTTAGTGATTTAATGAAGTTACTGTCAAGCTCGAATGGAAACTTAACACCTCCACCACAAATCCAAGCTCAAATGCAAGCACATCTTCAACAACAGTCCCAGCTAAATAAAAATCCTAATATATCTCAGCAATattcaacaataataacacaATTACCTGTTAAAACAGGGTTAACATCTACTCAAACAGCATTACCTTCTTCAATCCCGAATTCAAACATTGGACTCTCTCCAATGTCTCAATTTTTATCACAATCACAAACTAATTCAAACGCAGTAACGAATCCCGGAATGACCAATTTACctaatcaaaatatacCTATCCAAATAAAACCCATAGATATCCCATCTCCACATTTTCCTAAACAAGCTGCTTTCAATGCAGGTAATTCTATCAATATTCTGCCAAACTCAAACACTAATCATATTTATTCGATCCCAAATTCTCCATCAGTCTTAGTTACAAATGGAACTTCTTCAACTAATTTTGTTAGTACAACTTCTACAGCGACAAACACAGCCGAAACAGAAGGCATTATAAATGTTAACACAGCTAAACAAAATACAGATAATCAAAATACCGAACCCTCTAAGGCAATCTTACCTATTTGGGCTGATCAGACTGCATATAGTACATTTGGAATTGCCCCAACAATGTTTAATACTACTACAATGGATGAtgtttataattatttatttgatgatcAAGAGACTCCACCTAATGCTAACAATGCAGCTAATCTTACATCAACTTATACGTCTCCCAAAATTGCTCAGCCTAACACACCAGAGCAAGAGACCACGGAACCagataaataa